TGTGCAAACAGTAATTCTTGTCTTATTAGCTCCTATCTTCTTTAAACTAGGTTTTTCAATGGTTACCTTTGGCATTTTATTGCTTGCTTTAGCGGCTGTGAAATGGCTTGTAATGAAAGAAAAAAGCAAGGTCTTCTTTTCTCAAGGAAAATTTTCATGGGATGCTGCCATTTCTTATGAAGCAAAACGTCGTCAAGGAGTGCTTAAATTCTTTTCACTTTTCACAACGGTTAAGGGAATTTCAGCTAGTGTGAAACGTCGTTCGTATTTGGATGGTCTGCTTGGTTTGGTCAAAAAAACACATGCCAAAACATGGTCAAATTTATACCTACGTGCGTTTTTACGGAGTTCAGATTATTTTGCTTTAACCTTGCGATTACTCGCATTGAGTTTGCTTGCGCTTATCTTTATTTCCAATCGCTTGGTAGCAGTTAGCTTGGCTTTGGTCTTTAATTATTTATTGCTTTTTCAATTATTAACCCTATCTCAACATTTTGATTATCAATATTTGACCAATCTTTATCCAATTTCTGAAAAGCAAAAGGCGGCTAATTTAAAGACATTTTTGAAAAAATTATCGTATTTACTGGGCTTTTTGGAGTTATTATTAACGTTTTCTTGGCAAGCAGCGAGCTTGTTGGTTTTGGTAACGGTTATTATTACAGAATGGTATCTTCCTTACAAAATCAATAAGATGATTGACTAGGCGCTGTAAAACAAGTAAAATAGGAGTAAACAAACGATTTACGAAAGAAAAGGAGGGCGGACAGGTGACAGTATCGGATCAAGAATTGACAATGATTCCCTTGCGAGGTAAGAGTGGCAAAGCCTTTATTGGTCAATATCCAAACGGTGAAAAAATCTTTATTAAATTGAATACGACACCGATTTTGCCTGCACTTGCTAAAGAACAGATTGCACCACAATTATTGTGGGTACGTCGAACTGGCAATGGTGATACAATGAGTGCTCAAGAGTGGCTTGATGGTAGAATTTTGACAAAAGAGGATATGGGGAGTAAACAAATTGTCCATATTCTTTTACGTTTACATAAATCACGCCCTCTAGTTAATCAGCTGTTACAGTTGAACTATAAGATTGAAAATCCTTATGATTTGTTAGTGGATTGGGAAAAAAATGCCCCACTTCAAATCCAAGAAAATACTTATCTGCAAAGCATCGTTAAAGAATTAAAACGTAGTTTGCCAGAATTTCGTTCAGAAGTCGCAACAATTGTGCATGGTGACATTAAGCATAGCAACTGGGTCATTACGACTAGTGGTATGATTTACCTTGTTGATTGGGATTCTGTGCGATTGACAGATAGAATGTATGATGTAGCCTTTCTTTTGAGCCATTACATTCCATATTCTCGTTGGCAAGAGTGGTTACATTATTATGGTTATAAAGATAGCGAAAAGGTTCGTCAGAAGATTATTTGGTATGGACAATTTTCATATCTTTCACAAATTTTAAATTGTTTTGATAAACGTGACATGGAACACGTTAATCAAGAAATTTATGGTTTACGAAAATTTAGGGAGTTAGTTAGTAAAAAGAAATAATGCGAGTTAGAAAACGTAAGGGTGCTGAGGAGCACTTGAAAAATAACCCACACTATGTTATTTTAAATCCAGAAGTGGTCAAAGGACATTGGCACGAAGTATTTGGTAA
This sequence is a window from Streptococcus macedonicus ACA-DC 198. Protein-coding genes within it:
- the ecsB gene encoding ABC transporter, permease protein EscB translates to MKEVFQKRRSAFLGQSLKYLRYVFNDHFVLVLVFLTGFLMVQYSQLLRQFPSQTVVVDVILVLVILVLLSLGKIATYLEAPDKLFYLPKEVEILQWLSQARRRAFVIWTIVQTVILVLLAPIFFKLGFSMVTFGILLLALAAVKWLVMKEKSKVFFSQGKFSWDAAISYEAKRRQGVLKFFSLFTTVKGISASVKRRSYLDGLLGLVKKTHAKTWSNLYLRAFLRSSDYFALTLRLLALSLLALIFISNRLVAVSLALVFNYLLLFQLLTLSQHFDYQYLTNLYPISEKQKAANLKTFLKKLSYLLGFLELLLTFSWQAASLLVLVTVIITEWYLPYKINKMID
- the ytmP gene encoding Aminoglycoside phosphotransferase family protein, which translates into the protein MTVSDQELTMIPLRGKSGKAFIGQYPNGEKIFIKLNTTPILPALAKEQIAPQLLWVRRTGNGDTMSAQEWLDGRILTKEDMGSKQIVHILLRLHKSRPLVNQLLQLNYKIENPYDLLVDWEKNAPLQIQENTYLQSIVKELKRSLPEFRSEVATIVHGDIKHSNWVITTSGMIYLVDWDSVRLTDRMYDVAFLLSHYIPYSRWQEWLHYYGYKDSEKVRQKIIWYGQFSYLSQILNCFDKRDMEHVNQEIYGLRKFRELVSKKK